In one window of Spartinivicinus marinus DNA:
- a CDS encoding 3' terminal RNA ribose 2'-O-methyltransferase Hen1, which yields MLLNITLHKNQAANYQPADLGFLLHKHPDKVQEFELSYGKAHVLYPELTEQFCTASLLVEVDPINLVRSFKGPASNRQLEQYVNDRPYVANSFLSVAIAKIFRSAMAGQCQNKPELAEAKLPFTIELAALPCRGGTELLEKLFKPLGYEITAEAIGLDDQFTEWGDSHYFKVKLTNQCRLADLLSHLYVLIPVLDKDKHYWINEEEIEKLLRKGGDWLKLHPEKFLIIRRYLNFRQRYTRLAINQLTTEVAANNTADNQEEKIEKPLSLNKQRIDQVLTTLVSLPVKKVLDIGCGDGKLLKQLFNSKQFTQATGLDVSSQALAIAENRLKLDRLPEHQQARVNLLHGSLLCRDARIKDFDAICCIEVVEHVDEDRLPALEKVLFDYAKAPYIIVTTPNSEYNQRFGLEPGQVRHPDHRFEWSRQQFTEWTRLIADKYHYNVTVSGLGEVDQELGQPTQMAVFTLHE from the coding sequence ATGTTATTGAATATCACTCTACATAAAAATCAGGCTGCTAACTATCAGCCTGCCGACTTAGGCTTTTTACTGCATAAGCACCCGGATAAAGTTCAGGAGTTTGAATTAAGCTATGGCAAAGCCCATGTGCTTTATCCTGAGTTAACTGAACAATTTTGTACTGCCAGTTTACTAGTGGAAGTTGATCCTATTAACCTGGTTCGTAGTTTTAAAGGGCCTGCCAGTAACCGTCAGCTGGAACAATATGTTAATGATCGGCCTTATGTGGCCAACTCTTTTTTAAGTGTGGCTATTGCTAAAATATTTCGCTCTGCTATGGCAGGGCAATGCCAGAATAAACCTGAATTGGCTGAAGCAAAACTACCATTTACTATAGAGTTAGCCGCTTTACCCTGCCGTGGTGGCACAGAATTATTAGAAAAACTGTTCAAACCACTAGGCTATGAGATTACTGCGGAAGCAATCGGGCTAGATGACCAATTTACCGAGTGGGGTGATAGTCATTATTTTAAAGTTAAACTAACTAATCAGTGTCGTTTAGCAGATTTATTATCTCACCTTTATGTGTTGATTCCTGTACTAGATAAGGACAAGCATTACTGGATCAATGAAGAAGAAATCGAAAAGTTATTACGCAAAGGTGGCGACTGGTTAAAACTGCATCCTGAGAAGTTTTTAATTATTCGCCGCTATTTAAATTTTAGGCAGCGTTATACACGTTTGGCTATTAACCAATTAACTACTGAAGTAGCAGCAAATAATACAGCGGATAATCAGGAAGAAAAAATTGAAAAGCCATTAAGCTTAAATAAACAACGGATTGACCAAGTATTAACAACTCTGGTCAGTTTGCCAGTAAAAAAAGTGCTCGATATAGGTTGTGGTGATGGCAAGCTATTAAAGCAATTATTTAATAGCAAGCAATTCACCCAAGCAACAGGTTTGGATGTATCCAGCCAAGCCTTGGCTATTGCAGAAAACAGATTAAAACTGGATAGGCTGCCCGAACACCAACAAGCACGGGTTAATCTATTACATGGCTCGCTGTTATGCCGTGATGCGAGAATTAAAGACTTTGACGCCATTTGCTGTATAGAAGTAGTTGAGCATGTTGATGAAGACAGATTACCAGCGTTAGAAAAAGTGTTATTTGATTATGCCAAAGCACCTTATATTATAGTCACAACACCTAATAGCGAATATAACCAGCGATTTGGTTTAGAGCCTGGACAAGTACGCCACCCTGATCATCGTTTTGAATGGTCAAGACAGCAATTTACTGAATGGACGCGACTTATCGCTGATAAATATCACTATAATGTAACTGTTTCAGGTCTTGGCGAGGTTGATCAAGAGCTAGGGCAACCAACACAAATGGCAGTTTTTACCCTTCACGAATGA
- a CDS encoding polynucleotide kinase-phosphatase, producing MTDSNLPKHTIEIPELSLVMLMGASGSGKSTFAKQHFLPTEIISSDFCRGLVADDENDQSASKEAFEVLHLIADKRLQRGLLTVIDATNVQAEARKSLLKIAKANHCLPVAVVLNTPEKECHERNQSRPDRQFGPHVVRNQARQLRSSLKRLKKEGFRHTYALSPEQVEKAQIKRVPLWTNKKYEQGPFDIIGDIHGCFDELIILLEKLGYQITQTDNHKLTFQVTAPEGRKVIFLGDLVDRGPKSNHVLRLVMDMVAQNAAICIPGNHENKLLRKLSGKNVNLSHGLAETMEQLAEETPEFIEKVKDFINSLVSHFVLDDGKLVVAHAGMKEAYQGRGSGTVRSFALYGETTGEKDEYGLPVRYNWAKDYRGKALVVYGHTPVPEAEFFNNTICLDTGCVFGGELTAMRYPEKELLSVPAKQVYYEPSTPLNPESSLSSQQQDDEVLNIEDVTGKRFIKTSIKNSICVEPYYAAAALEQLSRFTVHPKWLNYLPPTMSPCATSELPELLEHPQEAFDYYESQGVLQVVCEEKHMGSRAIVQVCKTADVAEKRFGITSGEQGICYTRTGRRFFNDKQLEAEFIDQVANSVAQAGLWDELNTDWMTLDCELMPWSAKAMELIRQQYASVGSAANAIYPAIAETLKKAENRGLTVKTLLQKTTAAVENAKAFRESYQHYCWPVNGLADIKLAPFHIMATEGAVHSDKDHLWHMSLIKQLADNSNGLLQATAYKVVDLTLVDEQKQAIDWWHRLVANGGEGIVVKPMEFICKGENGWVQPALKVRGPEYLRIIYGPNYSMPEHLHELKKRSLGKKRRLALREFALGIEALERFVKKKPLREIHECIVGLVASTTEPVDPRL from the coding sequence ATGACAGATTCAAATTTACCAAAACACACTATCGAAATTCCTGAGCTTTCCCTGGTCATGTTAATGGGGGCATCTGGCTCCGGTAAGTCTACCTTTGCTAAGCAGCATTTTTTACCAACAGAAATTATCTCTTCCGATTTTTGTCGTGGTTTAGTGGCTGACGATGAAAATGACCAAAGCGCATCAAAAGAAGCTTTTGAGGTTTTGCATTTAATCGCCGATAAGCGCCTACAGCGAGGGCTGCTTACCGTTATTGATGCTACCAATGTACAGGCTGAAGCAAGAAAATCATTACTAAAAATTGCCAAAGCCAATCATTGCTTGCCTGTAGCTGTGGTTTTAAATACTCCTGAAAAAGAATGCCATGAGCGAAATCAGTCTCGACCTGATCGTCAATTTGGTCCTCATGTAGTTCGCAACCAAGCCAGACAATTAAGAAGTTCGTTAAAACGACTGAAAAAAGAAGGCTTTCGTCATACCTATGCATTAAGTCCAGAGCAAGTTGAAAAAGCACAGATTAAGCGAGTACCACTTTGGACTAACAAAAAATATGAACAAGGACCGTTTGATATTATTGGCGATATTCATGGCTGTTTCGATGAATTAATAATATTACTGGAAAAGCTGGGCTATCAAATTACTCAAACTGATAATCACAAGCTTACTTTCCAGGTAACAGCCCCTGAAGGCCGCAAAGTTATATTTTTAGGCGACTTGGTTGACCGTGGACCGAAAAGCAACCATGTATTAAGACTGGTAATGGATATGGTGGCCCAGAATGCCGCTATTTGTATTCCTGGCAACCATGAAAATAAATTACTGCGAAAACTATCTGGCAAAAATGTCAATTTAAGTCATGGCTTGGCTGAAACTATGGAACAATTGGCTGAAGAAACACCGGAATTTATTGAAAAAGTGAAAGACTTTATCAATAGCCTGGTTAGCCACTTTGTTCTAGATGATGGCAAGCTGGTGGTTGCTCATGCAGGAATGAAAGAAGCCTATCAAGGCCGCGGTTCTGGTACCGTTCGCTCATTCGCTTTATATGGTGAAACCACAGGCGAAAAAGACGAATACGGTTTACCTGTGCGTTATAACTGGGCTAAGGATTATCGCGGTAAAGCACTGGTCGTATATGGTCATACCCCAGTACCTGAAGCTGAGTTTTTTAATAACACTATTTGTTTGGATACAGGTTGTGTATTTGGTGGTGAATTAACTGCGATGCGCTACCCAGAAAAAGAGCTATTAAGCGTACCGGCAAAACAGGTTTATTATGAGCCATCTACGCCTTTAAATCCTGAGTCATCATTATCTTCTCAGCAACAGGATGACGAAGTTTTAAATATTGAAGACGTCACAGGCAAACGCTTTATCAAAACCAGCATTAAGAATTCAATTTGTGTAGAGCCTTACTATGCAGCGGCAGCGTTAGAGCAATTAAGTCGCTTTACTGTACATCCTAAGTGGTTAAATTATTTGCCACCGACGATGTCACCTTGTGCCACCAGTGAATTACCTGAATTATTGGAGCACCCACAAGAAGCTTTTGATTATTACGAAAGTCAGGGTGTACTACAGGTAGTTTGTGAAGAAAAACATATGGGCTCTCGGGCAATTGTGCAAGTATGTAAGACAGCTGACGTTGCAGAAAAACGGTTTGGTATCACATCAGGTGAACAAGGAATTTGTTACACCAGAACTGGCCGACGCTTTTTTAATGACAAGCAGTTAGAAGCTGAATTTATCGATCAAGTGGCTAACAGCGTTGCTCAAGCAGGTTTATGGGATGAGTTAAATACCGACTGGATGACATTAGACTGCGAATTAATGCCCTGGTCTGCCAAAGCGATGGAATTAATCAGGCAGCAATATGCCTCTGTGGGTAGTGCAGCTAATGCTATTTATCCAGCAATAGCTGAAACTTTAAAAAAAGCAGAAAACCGTGGCCTAACAGTAAAGACCCTGTTACAAAAAACAACAGCTGCCGTAGAAAATGCGAAAGCATTTCGTGAGTCTTATCAGCACTATTGTTGGCCTGTGAATGGATTAGCTGATATCAAACTAGCCCCCTTCCATATCATGGCTACCGAAGGTGCAGTGCATAGTGATAAAGATCATCTATGGCATATGAGTTTAATAAAGCAACTGGCTGATAACAGTAATGGGTTGCTTCAAGCCACTGCATATAAAGTAGTGGATTTAACGTTAGTCGATGAGCAGAAACAGGCTATCGATTGGTGGCACCGTTTAGTCGCCAATGGCGGTGAAGGTATTGTAGTCAAACCCATGGAATTTATCTGTAAAGGTGAAAATGGGTGGGTTCAACCGGCGTTAAAAGTCAGAGGACCAGAATATTTACGCATTATTTATGGGCCTAATTATTCAATGCCAGAGCATTTACATGAATTAAAAAAACGTAGTTTGGGTAAGAAACGTCGTTTAGCTTTGAGAGAGTTTGCCCTTGGTATTGAAGCACTTGAACGCTTTGTTAAGAAAAAACCATTGCGTGAAATTCATGAATGCATTGTTGGGTTAGTGGCCTCGACGACAGAACCAGTTGACCCCAGATTATAA
- the yihA gene encoding ribosome biogenesis GTP-binding protein YihA/YsxC — MTEPNQSNLINFQKAQFLTSASNLSQCPEDTGYEVAFAGRSNAGKSSALNTLTGSKKLARTSKTPGRTQLINFFSISDQQRLVDLPGYGYAKVPEEMKKQWQYHLEQYLSQRQCLMGIVLMMDIRHPLKEFDLMVMQWSNSCEMPLHILLTKADKLKYGAAKQALNKLQSIIGSYHNPMSVQLFSALKKTGVDELRVKLSGWLQED, encoded by the coding sequence ATGACTGAGCCAAATCAAAGCAATCTTATCAACTTCCAAAAAGCACAATTTTTAACCAGCGCCAGTAATTTATCCCAATGCCCTGAAGATACTGGTTATGAGGTTGCCTTTGCAGGCCGTTCCAATGCTGGAAAGTCTAGCGCACTTAATACTTTAACTGGCTCCAAAAAATTAGCCCGAACCAGTAAAACGCCAGGTCGCACCCAGTTGATTAATTTTTTCTCCATTTCTGATCAACAGCGCTTAGTTGATTTACCCGGTTATGGTTATGCCAAAGTACCTGAAGAAATGAAAAAGCAATGGCAGTATCACCTGGAGCAGTACTTAAGCCAGCGCCAGTGCTTAATGGGTATAGTACTAATGATGGATATTCGTCATCCACTAAAAGAGTTTGATTTGATGGTGATGCAATGGTCCAACTCTTGTGAAATGCCATTACATATTCTGCTCACTAAAGCCGATAAGTTGAAATACGGAGCAGCCAAGCAAGCGTTGAATAAACTGCAGTCAATTATTGGCAGTTACCATAACCCAATGAGTGTTCAACTGTTTTCAGCATTAAAGAAAACAGGTGTCGATGAATTACGGGTGAAACTGTCGGGATGGTTGCAGGAGGATTAG
- a CDS encoding c-type cytochrome → MKKVLIGVMLTIGVTGLAHAAGDKNAGKEKAAVCGACHGPTGVSAADNFPNLAGQGERYLIKQITDIKSKKRVVLEMTGMTDNLSEQDIADIAAFYASQSAPLSVVPKSKVEPKDSKGTVDLKLAERIYRAGDLKKGIPACTACHMPTGKGNAYAGFPHLAGQHAKYIAKQLTDFREGDRTNDGDSKIMRAVAEKLSNKEIQALSYYVQGLYK, encoded by the coding sequence ATGAAAAAAGTTTTGATAGGCGTGATGTTGACAATCGGTGTGACAGGCCTGGCCCATGCCGCTGGTGACAAGAACGCAGGAAAAGAGAAAGCGGCTGTTTGTGGTGCCTGTCATGGGCCAACTGGTGTTAGTGCTGCAGATAACTTCCCCAACCTTGCAGGGCAAGGTGAGCGTTACTTAATCAAACAAATTACTGATATTAAGAGCAAAAAGCGGGTTGTGCTGGAAATGACAGGCATGACAGATAACTTATCTGAGCAGGATATTGCTGATATTGCCGCTTTTTATGCTAGTCAATCAGCGCCTTTAAGCGTGGTACCAAAAAGTAAAGTTGAGCCAAAAGACAGTAAAGGTACGGTTGACTTAAAGCTAGCTGAAAGAATTTACCGTGCAGGTGACTTGAAGAAAGGAATACCCGCCTGTACAGCTTGCCATATGCCAACGGGCAAAGGTAATGCGTATGCTGGGTTCCCGCACTTGGCAGGGCAGCATGCTAAATATATTGCTAAGCAGCTAACAGACTTCCGTGAAGGCGATCGAACCAATGACGGTGACAGTAAAATTATGCGGGCAGTTGCTGAAAAATTAAGCAATAAAGAGATTCAGGCTCTTTCTTACTATGTACAAGGTTTGTACAAGTAG
- a CDS encoding pilin → MKSFKQTGFTLIELMIVVAIIGILAAIAIPSYLNYTIRAKTTEILNFASTGKADLLDAYVGLGSMPQTADLAVADLISKMEDSVYISIANAIRDSDTQMTIRATLTNELGSGLQGQTWDFRYVVQSGGTGITLNCSSATLNVTYRPASCR, encoded by the coding sequence ATGAAATCTTTTAAGCAAACAGGCTTTACTTTAATTGAGTTAATGATTGTTGTAGCAATTATTGGCATTCTGGCGGCAATTGCTATTCCATCTTATTTAAACTACACCATTCGCGCTAAAACGACAGAGATATTAAACTTTGCCAGCACAGGTAAAGCCGACTTACTGGATGCTTATGTTGGCTTGGGTAGTATGCCGCAAACTGCGGATTTAGCGGTTGCCGATCTAATTAGCAAGATGGAAGACTCTGTATATATTAGTATTGCTAATGCTATTCGAGACAGTGATACACAAATGACGATTCGGGCAACACTGACGAATGAGTTAGGCTCTGGCCTGCAAGGGCAAACCTGGGACTTCCGTTATGTTGTGCAATCAGGAGGCACAGGGATCACGCTTAACTGTTCTTCCGCCACTTTAAACGTAACCTACCGACCTGCCTCTTGCCGTTAG
- a CDS encoding thiol:disulfide interchange protein DsbA/DsbL, translating to MVKKFSRALVLLVTMPLAAVAAQFEEGKHYVKLPESVPTVDPAKIEVAELFWYGCPHCYKLEPLVKPWSAKLPDDVEFVKIPATFGGLWNKHAQLFYAIEALKLDDKAHDAVFAAFHTNNNKLDTPEKMAKLLAKLGVEEEKFMKQYKSFGVANQLRLASSKGRGYRATGVPAIIINGKYRTGAAMAGGEQKMLEVAEYLVEQERKLTSTASQSGTEQQESTESVKEKRTESAAAE from the coding sequence ATGGTGAAAAAATTCAGCCGTGCCCTTGTGTTATTGGTGACAATGCCTTTAGCCGCGGTAGCCGCTCAGTTCGAGGAAGGTAAGCACTATGTTAAGTTGCCTGAGTCAGTTCCAACCGTTGACCCAGCAAAAATAGAGGTAGCAGAGCTGTTTTGGTATGGCTGTCCGCACTGTTATAAGTTAGAGCCATTAGTAAAGCCATGGTCAGCTAAATTACCTGATGATGTTGAATTTGTGAAAATACCTGCAACCTTTGGTGGTTTGTGGAATAAGCATGCGCAACTGTTTTATGCCATAGAAGCCCTTAAGCTGGATGATAAAGCTCATGATGCAGTATTTGCGGCTTTCCATACCAATAACAATAAACTGGATACACCAGAAAAAATGGCCAAGCTTTTAGCGAAGCTTGGAGTAGAAGAAGAAAAGTTCATGAAACAGTACAAGTCGTTTGGGGTTGCTAACCAACTTCGCTTGGCAAGCTCTAAAGGGCGTGGCTATCGTGCGACAGGAGTTCCCGCTATTATTATTAATGGAAAGTACCGAACAGGAGCAGCCATGGCAGGCGGTGAGCAAAAAATGCTGGAAGTGGCTGAATACCTGGTTGAACAGGAACGAAAGCTAACCTCAACGGCTAGCCAAAGCGGTACTGAACAGCAAGAAAGTACAGAGTCTGTAAAGGAAAAGCGCACAGAGTCAGCAGCTGCTGAGTAG
- a CDS encoding endonuclease/exonuclease/phosphatase family protein yields the protein MLRTSVRTLKQFVTSQVQVAPELAHTEFESEHAEFKSCLTEKDTLRLLSFNIQVGINTQHYRHYVTRGWQHVLPHHGRDENLNRISHLLRDYDLVAIQEADGGSIRSGHINQIEYLARRAGFPFWYQQLNRNLGKLAQHSNGLLSRVDPDILEDHKLPGRFPGRGAIVAKLGHGNSALLVVMMHLSLSSRSRNRQLSYVRELVGDHPKVILMGDMNTHAEQLLDHSPLSNTNLVSVQNNLNTFPSWQPNRALDHILVSKNLQVKNINVVDMPMSDHLPVALELKLS from the coding sequence ATGTTGCGTACTTCGGTAAGGACGCTAAAGCAGTTTGTTACCTCTCAAGTGCAAGTGGCACCTGAGCTAGCTCACACTGAGTTTGAGTCTGAGCATGCTGAATTTAAATCCTGTTTAACGGAAAAAGACACCCTAAGATTGCTGAGCTTTAACATCCAGGTGGGCATTAATACTCAGCACTACCGTCATTATGTCACCCGGGGGTGGCAGCATGTATTACCTCATCATGGGCGTGATGAAAATCTAAACCGAATTAGTCACTTATTACGTGATTATGACTTAGTTGCTATTCAGGAAGCGGATGGGGGTAGCATTCGCTCTGGTCATATTAACCAAATTGAGTATCTGGCTCGTCGAGCAGGCTTTCCTTTTTGGTATCAGCAGTTAAACCGTAACCTGGGTAAGCTCGCTCAACATAGTAATGGGCTGCTAAGTCGAGTCGATCCTGATATTTTAGAAGACCATAAACTTCCCGGTCGATTTCCCGGTAGAGGGGCTATTGTCGCTAAACTAGGTCATGGTAACTCTGCATTATTAGTTGTAATGATGCATTTATCGTTAAGTAGCCGCAGTAGAAATCGACAGCTGTCTTATGTCCGAGAGCTGGTGGGCGATCACCCTAAAGTAATCTTAATGGGTGACATGAATACCCATGCTGAGCAGCTTCTTGACCACTCACCGCTGAGTAATACTAATCTGGTATCCGTGCAAAATAACCTGAATACTTTCCCAAGCTGGCAGCCCAACCGCGCTTTAGATCATATATTGGTGAGCAAAAATTTACAGGTTAAGAACATAAATGTAGTTGATATGCCAATGTCTGATCATTTGCCAGTAGCCCTTGAGTTAAAGCTTTCATAA
- a CDS encoding IS982 family transposase, which yields MSLEEFIITTYCWVDDVLTDLLKQRRLRQRGIKPSLSDAEVITMELIGEFQGLDADTAIWKYFKEHWKAYFPGIGSRSQFAKQAANLWAIKQQLQKQVTAELGTINDPIHVVDGFPLPVSHFKRARNCRRFKEEAEYGYCASKGETYYGFEGHLIIDFHGAIAGFTLTPASDGEREAVWELTEGMPSGMLLGDKGYLGAEFKAELLELKSLQLETPVRDNMIDPLPKSWRSQLNRLRRRVETTIGQLVERFNIQRTKGRTLWSLTNRMTRKLLSHSLCVLFNRNQGNAPLQLSKLIG from the coding sequence ATGTCACTGGAAGAGTTTATCATAACTACTTATTGTTGGGTCGATGATGTTTTAACTGATTTATTAAAACAACGGCGATTACGTCAGCGAGGAATTAAGCCCTCACTGTCGGATGCAGAAGTCATTACCATGGAGTTAATTGGTGAATTTCAAGGCCTTGATGCTGATACCGCTATCTGGAAATACTTCAAAGAGCATTGGAAAGCGTATTTTCCAGGCATAGGCTCAAGAAGCCAGTTTGCTAAACAAGCTGCTAATTTATGGGCGATAAAACAACAATTACAAAAGCAAGTAACAGCTGAGCTGGGTACTATTAATGATCCTATACATGTTGTCGATGGTTTTCCTTTGCCTGTTAGCCACTTTAAACGTGCAAGAAATTGCCGCCGCTTTAAAGAAGAGGCTGAGTATGGCTATTGTGCATCCAAGGGGGAAACCTATTATGGCTTTGAAGGGCACCTCATTATTGACTTTCATGGAGCCATAGCAGGATTTACATTAACCCCAGCAAGTGATGGCGAAAGGGAAGCTGTATGGGAGTTAACAGAAGGTATGCCGTCAGGCATGTTGTTAGGGGATAAAGGTTATTTGGGGGCTGAATTTAAAGCTGAATTGTTAGAGTTAAAATCGCTTCAGCTAGAAACCCCGGTTAGAGATAACATGATTGATCCTTTACCCAAATCCTGGAGGAGCCAGCTTAATCGGTTACGACGACGAGTTGAGACAACCATTGGTCAGCTAGTAGAGAGGTTTAATATTCAACGGACCAAAGGCAGAACCCTGTGGAGTTTGACTAATCGAATGACCCGCAAGCTGTTATCGCACAGCTTATGTGTATTATTTAATAGGAACCAAGGCAATGCTCCACTACAGTTATCTAAATTAATAGGCTGA